A section of the Ruania halotolerans genome encodes:
- a CDS encoding DUF624 domain-containing protein, whose amino-acid sequence MVIGIGYLVLGTNAMLLVGALPLVVLLISTDPVTSWPALLSAGVLATPALTAAFAVFLHYSRTHGTDVIRTFWRAWAVHLRRSLAIAAMWTATAVVLAVDVLALWGSRLGAVLTPVLVVLLVLATATALLALVASVERPEARLRDVLRASVYLGVRRWYLTLVSFLVLGLLAGLFVAHPALAVGLAATPLLYTAWGNSRYTLKPVLPVGSSIEA is encoded by the coding sequence ATGGTGATCGGCATCGGGTACCTGGTGCTCGGCACCAACGCGATGCTGCTGGTCGGTGCGCTGCCGCTGGTGGTGCTGCTGATCAGCACGGACCCGGTCACCTCCTGGCCCGCCCTGCTGAGCGCGGGTGTGCTGGCCACACCCGCGCTCACCGCCGCCTTCGCCGTCTTCCTGCACTACTCCCGCACCCACGGCACCGATGTGATCCGCACCTTCTGGCGTGCCTGGGCGGTGCACCTGCGCCGATCCCTGGCGATCGCGGCGATGTGGACCGCGACGGCGGTGGTACTGGCCGTGGATGTCCTCGCCCTGTGGGGCTCTCGCCTGGGCGCCGTGCTGACGCCTGTGCTGGTGGTGCTGCTCGTACTCGCCACCGCCACGGCGCTGCTCGCGCTGGTGGCAAGCGTGGAGCGGCCCGAGGCCCGGCTGCGCGACGTGCTGCGCGCCTCGGTCTACTTGGGGGTGCGCCGCTGGTACCTGACGCTGGTGTCCTTCCTGGTGCTCGGCCTGCTCGCGGGACTCTTCGTGGCACACCCAGCCCTCGCCGTCGGTCTGGCGGCGACGCCGCTGCTGTACACGGCGTGGGGCAACTCGCGCTACACCCTCAAGCCAGTCCTGCCCGTGGGCTCCTCCATCGAGGCGTAG
- a CDS encoding ABC transporter substrate-binding protein: protein MKRTLLTGAAALAAAALTLTACSGDADGGSNGGDGGGDASAVDTITLAGWSLSTTPEFQVLADAYQEQNPDITVELKEYDATEYDTQMIADLAAGSAPDMYVLKNLKNFFTYQDGDQLLDLSEVASGVSDEVTGMDAYTVDGATYAIPYRQDAWYLYYNKDLFDEAGIEYPDGSWTWDDYAATAEELTTALADSGSDALGTYQHSWQSTLQGFANAQVPDADLLSGEWEYLVPFYERVVALQDAGAQMDFGAVTTNSVTYQAQFGTQEAAMMPMGSWYVATLLAQQESGDADEFNWGFAPAPQVDSSTTDMPVTFADPTGIGINPAVDADTAAAAQDFLAFVASEDAAAALAEIGITPAITSDAVTETYFSIDGIPTDETSQFAFSTHEVLPENPVAAETAALQNILNDAHSAILAGTVSPADGIAEAMDRAQSEVLG from the coding sequence ATGAAGCGCACACTACTGACTGGCGCAGCGGCACTCGCTGCCGCAGCGCTCACGCTCACCGCATGCAGCGGTGACGCCGACGGCGGAAGCAACGGCGGCGACGGCGGTGGCGACGCGTCCGCCGTCGACACCATCACTCTGGCCGGGTGGAGCCTGAGCACCACCCCGGAGTTCCAGGTGCTCGCCGATGCTTACCAGGAGCAGAACCCGGACATCACCGTCGAACTCAAGGAGTACGACGCCACCGAGTACGACACCCAGATGATCGCCGACCTGGCCGCCGGGTCCGCCCCCGACATGTACGTGCTGAAGAACCTGAAGAACTTCTTCACCTACCAGGACGGCGACCAGCTGCTCGACCTGTCCGAGGTGGCCTCGGGCGTGAGCGATGAGGTGACCGGGATGGACGCCTACACCGTGGACGGTGCCACCTACGCCATTCCGTACCGTCAGGATGCCTGGTACCTGTACTACAACAAGGACCTCTTCGATGAGGCCGGGATCGAGTACCCGGACGGTTCCTGGACGTGGGACGACTACGCCGCGACCGCCGAGGAGCTGACCACCGCACTCGCCGATTCCGGTAGCGACGCCCTCGGCACCTACCAGCACAGCTGGCAGTCCACCCTGCAGGGCTTCGCGAACGCTCAGGTCCCGGACGCCGATCTGCTCTCCGGTGAGTGGGAGTACCTGGTGCCCTTCTACGAGCGCGTCGTCGCACTGCAGGACGCCGGCGCGCAGATGGACTTCGGCGCCGTGACCACCAACTCGGTGACCTACCAGGCGCAGTTCGGCACCCAAGAGGCCGCGATGATGCCGATGGGCTCCTGGTACGTGGCCACCCTGCTCGCCCAGCAGGAGAGCGGTGACGCCGATGAGTTCAACTGGGGCTTCGCCCCGGCACCGCAGGTGGACTCGAGCACCACGGACATGCCCGTGACCTTCGCCGACCCGACCGGGATCGGGATCAACCCGGCGGTGGACGCCGACACGGCAGCGGCCGCCCAGGACTTCCTCGCCTTCGTGGCCAGTGAGGACGCCGCTGCCGCGCTTGCCGAGATCGGCATCACCCCGGCGATCACGAGCGACGCGGTGACCGAGACCTACTTCTCGATCGACGGGATCCCCACCGACGAGACCTCACAGTTCGCCTTCTCCACGCACGAGGTGCTCCCGGAGAACCCGGTGGCAGCGGAGACCGCCGCACTGCAGAACATTTTGAATGATGCGCACTCGGCAATCCTCGCCGGCACGGTGTCCCCGGCCGACGGCATTGCTGAGGCGATGGACCGGGCCCAGTCCGAAGTTCTCGGCTGA
- a CDS encoding carbohydrate ABC transporter permease, which yields MATTAVDVAAAPTPPPRRNSRRLTLRRTFIGWTFILPNFIGFAVLTLTPVVILFYLAFTSWNAFGQANWIGLENFQRLITDGTFHTALANTAYYAVMHIPLTLAASLGLALLLNHKMRGIAFFRTVAFFPYITSIVAIAVVWNMLFSPDSGPINQFLMALGIDNPPGWTTSATWSMPSIVLVSVWREMGYYMLLFLAGLQAIPRELYEAARVDGAHAIQRFWNVTVPSLRPTTFFVTVILTIQSFKILDLILVMTDGGPGTSTLVLAQYIYRKGFEENDFGYASAVAVVLFFICLALTVVQFLLNKRREV from the coding sequence ATGGCGACCACAGCCGTGGACGTAGCCGCAGCCCCGACGCCACCGCCGCGCCGGAATTCCAGGCGGCTCACCCTGCGCCGAACATTCATCGGGTGGACCTTCATCCTCCCGAACTTCATCGGATTCGCGGTGCTCACCCTGACGCCGGTGGTCATCCTGTTCTACCTCGCGTTCACCTCGTGGAACGCATTCGGGCAGGCCAACTGGATCGGCCTGGAGAACTTCCAGCGGCTGATCACCGACGGCACCTTCCACACGGCGCTGGCCAACACCGCCTACTACGCGGTGATGCACATCCCGCTCACGTTGGCGGCCTCCCTCGGCCTGGCGTTGCTGCTGAACCACAAGATGCGCGGGATCGCGTTCTTCCGCACGGTGGCGTTCTTCCCCTACATCACCTCGATCGTGGCCATCGCCGTGGTCTGGAACATGCTGTTCTCCCCCGACTCCGGGCCGATCAACCAGTTCCTGATGGCCCTCGGGATCGACAACCCACCCGGCTGGACCACCTCCGCCACCTGGTCGATGCCCTCGATCGTGCTGGTCAGCGTGTGGCGCGAGATGGGCTACTACATGCTGTTGTTCCTCGCCGGGCTGCAGGCCATCCCGCGCGAGCTCTATGAAGCGGCCCGGGTGGATGGCGCTCACGCGATCCAGCGGTTCTGGAACGTGACCGTGCCGAGCCTGCGGCCCACCACGTTCTTCGTGACCGTGATCCTGACCATCCAGAGCTTCAAGATCCTCGATCTGATCCTGGTGATGACCGACGGCGGCCCCGGCACCTCCACGCTCGTGCTCGCCCAGTACATCTACCGCAAGGGCTTCGAGGAGAACGACTTCGGGTACGCCTCGGCCGTGGCCGTGGTGCTGTTCTTCATCTGCCTCGCCCTCACGGTGGTGCAGTTCCTGCTCAACAAGAGGAGGGAGGTCTGA
- a CDS encoding peptide chain release factor 3 — translation MSHLCGRSIPDAPVELRPEGAKVTLYQEAARRRTIAVISHPDAGKSTLTEALALHAQVIGEAGAVHGKGNRSGVVSDWLEMERKRGISITSAALQFAWGDLVINLLDTPGHADFSEDTYRVLTAVDCAVMLIDSAKGLEPQTFKLFEVCRRRQVPVIAFINKWDRPGLEALELIDEINERLDREPQLVTWPVGIGGSDFGLLDAATGHVHAYRKAPGGAQLAEDNSLDAAAAREHFGDEDTRAREEAELLPALDPEAPKATVMPVLFGAALGNIGVRQLLETVERWAPAPHDRPTDSGEEREVDSPFSGFVFKMQAGMDPKHRDHVAYVRVCSGTFERGMILIHEPTGRSFATKYALSIFGRDREVTDLAYPGDVVGLVNAANLAVGDTLYDAAGPAVTFPPMPVFEPEHFAAARVADPSDSKKFRRGMDKLVQEGVVQRLVSELRGDGNPILAAVGPLQFEVASHRMEHEFGGRIVLDALPYSVARRVSAEDAATISGVSGVEIARRHDGVWLALLRDIYLARSIGRTHPDVTLHSLLADAS, via the coding sequence ATGTCTCATCTGTGCGGTCGGTCGATCCCTGACGCGCCGGTAGAGTTGAGGCCGGAGGGTGCCAAAGTGACGTTGTACCAAGAGGCGGCCCGACGCCGCACCATCGCCGTGATTTCCCATCCGGACGCTGGTAAGTCCACCCTCACCGAGGCGTTGGCGCTGCATGCTCAGGTGATCGGGGAAGCCGGGGCTGTCCATGGCAAGGGCAACCGCAGTGGTGTGGTCTCCGACTGGCTCGAGATGGAACGCAAGCGCGGGATCTCGATCACCTCCGCTGCTTTGCAGTTCGCCTGGGGCGACCTGGTGATCAATCTCCTGGACACCCCCGGGCACGCGGACTTCTCCGAGGACACCTACCGGGTGCTCACCGCCGTGGATTGCGCCGTGATGCTGATCGACTCCGCCAAGGGGCTGGAACCGCAGACCTTCAAGCTCTTCGAGGTGTGCCGCAGGCGGCAGGTCCCGGTGATCGCCTTCATCAACAAGTGGGACCGGCCCGGGCTCGAAGCGCTGGAGCTGATCGACGAGATCAACGAACGACTCGATCGGGAACCGCAACTGGTGACGTGGCCGGTGGGGATCGGTGGTTCCGACTTCGGCCTGCTCGATGCTGCGACCGGCCACGTGCATGCCTACCGGAAGGCACCGGGCGGTGCGCAGCTCGCCGAGGACAACTCTCTTGACGCCGCCGCAGCACGTGAGCACTTCGGCGATGAGGACACCCGCGCCCGCGAAGAGGCGGAGCTGCTCCCGGCACTCGACCCGGAGGCGCCGAAAGCCACGGTGATGCCCGTCCTGTTCGGAGCGGCCCTGGGCAACATCGGCGTCCGGCAACTGCTGGAGACCGTTGAGCGTTGGGCGCCCGCGCCCCACGACCGCCCGACCGACAGTGGGGAGGAGCGCGAGGTCGACTCGCCGTTCTCCGGGTTCGTGTTCAAGATGCAGGCCGGGATGGATCCCAAGCACCGCGATCACGTCGCCTACGTGCGGGTCTGCTCGGGCACCTTCGAACGCGGCATGATCCTCATCCATGAGCCCACCGGTCGCTCGTTCGCCACCAAGTACGCCCTGTCGATCTTCGGCCGGGACCGGGAGGTGACGGACCTCGCCTACCCGGGGGACGTCGTCGGGCTGGTGAACGCGGCGAACCTGGCCGTGGGCGACACCCTCTACGACGCCGCCGGACCGGCCGTGACGTTCCCGCCGATGCCGGTCTTCGAGCCGGAGCATTTCGCCGCAGCCCGGGTTGCGGACCCGAGTGATTCCAAGAAGTTCCGGCGCGGGATGGACAAGCTCGTGCAAGAGGGTGTGGTGCAACGCCTCGTCTCCGAGCTACGCGGCGACGGGAACCCGATCCTCGCCGCTGTCGGGCCGCTGCAGTTCGAGGTGGCCTCGCACCGGATGGAGCATGAGTTCGGTGGCCGGATCGTGCTGGACGCCCTCCCGTACTCCGTCGCCCGGCGGGTGAGTGCCGAGGACGCAGCCACGATCTCGGGAGTCTCCGGCGTGGAGATCGCCCGCCGGCACGACGGCGTCTGGCTCGCCCTGCTGCGGGACATCTACTTGGCCCGGTCGATCGGGCGGACCCATCCGGACGTCACCCTGCATTCTCTGCTCGCCGACGCCTCCTGA
- a CDS encoding carbohydrate ABC transporter permease: MATVTLDRPSTNAPQLRKDPKQGRRIVARVVLYAAMIVAAAAIMLPFFWMVTSSLKTNNQVFSVPIQWLPDPVVWGNYLDIWAKADMLNWVKNTLILSVSVTFLQVLTGSFAAYGFSKVRFPGRDVLFLTYVGTIAVPWQAYMIPQFIMLSKAGLSNTLWSILALQTFSAFGVFLMKQYYESIPEELSEAARIDGLSEYSIWRKIVLPLSGPAVATLTLLTFVNTWNDYLGPLIYLRDRDIWTIQIGLKSFVSQYNAEYALIMTGSVISVLPIALIFMLGQRYFVQGIATSGLKG, encoded by the coding sequence ATGGCTACCGTCACCCTCGATCGCCCCAGCACGAACGCCCCGCAACTGCGCAAGGATCCCAAGCAGGGGCGCAGGATCGTCGCACGCGTGGTGCTGTACGCGGCCATGATCGTGGCCGCCGCCGCGATCATGCTGCCGTTCTTCTGGATGGTCACCTCCTCGCTGAAGACCAACAACCAGGTGTTCTCCGTGCCGATCCAGTGGCTCCCGGATCCGGTGGTGTGGGGCAACTACCTGGATATCTGGGCCAAGGCGGACATGCTCAACTGGGTCAAGAACACCTTGATCCTCTCGGTGAGCGTGACCTTCCTGCAGGTCCTCACGGGCAGCTTCGCCGCGTACGGATTCTCCAAGGTGCGGTTCCCGGGCCGGGACGTGCTGTTCCTCACCTACGTGGGCACGATCGCAGTGCCGTGGCAGGCGTACATGATCCCGCAGTTCATCATGCTCTCGAAGGCGGGTCTGTCGAACACGCTATGGTCCATCCTCGCGCTGCAGACGTTCAGCGCATTCGGGGTGTTCCTGATGAAGCAGTACTACGAGTCCATCCCCGAGGAGCTCTCCGAGGCAGCCCGGATCGACGGGCTGTCCGAGTACTCGATCTGGCGCAAGATCGTGCTGCCGCTCTCCGGTCCGGCCGTGGCCACCCTGACGCTGCTGACGTTCGTGAACACCTGGAACGACTACCTCGGCCCGCTCATCTACCTGCGCGACAGGGACATCTGGACGATTCAGATCGGGTTGAAATCCTTCGTCTCGCAGTACAACGCTGAGTACGCTTTGATCATGACCGGCTCGGTGATCTCCGTGCTGCCGATCGCGTTGATCTTCATGCTCGGGCAGCGGTACTTCGTCCAGGGCATCGCCACATCCGGGCTCAAGGGTTGA
- a CDS encoding putative quinol monooxygenase, with protein MSQVRLNGQLVCTDADQAATVLRYLPEHVALTRAEAGCLSFEVHRSDDPHVWHVDELFRDATAFRAHQERVAASEWGRATAGIERHYTVEGNA; from the coding sequence ATGTCGCAGGTACGCCTCAACGGGCAGCTCGTCTGCACCGACGCAGACCAGGCCGCGACCGTACTCCGGTACCTGCCGGAACACGTCGCGCTCACCCGCGCCGAGGCCGGCTGCCTGTCCTTCGAGGTACATCGCAGTGATGATCCGCACGTCTGGCACGTCGATGAGCTGTTCCGCGACGCCACCGCATTCCGCGCACATCAGGAGCGAGTGGCCGCCAGTGAGTGGGGTCGCGCCACAGCGGGAATCGAACGCCATTACACGGTCGAAGGCAACGCCTGA
- a CDS encoding DUF2264 domain-containing protein — MSEIDRTRVRGREDLAAFADGLLAAVEPYRSPAGSLITLPGSPGGYGTAVDGLEGFARTFLLAGFRVTGERGADPNHLLERYARGFAAGTDPHGSERWVRPTEHPQAKVEAASLALILDMTRPWLWNHLDPVVQEQIVDYLAEVVGDDTYPRCNWLWFRVSVETFLRSVGGPHRLDDIRADLALHDEFYEQDGWYRDGDERSYDHYIGWAMHLFPTLWAQMSGAADLAKPRATLDAERLDRFLADAVHLVGTDGTPLIQGRSLIYRFAAAAPYWVGALAQVPSVPLGQLRRAALGMVDHFAQHVPNDRGLLDLGWHRPWRALAQSYSGTGSPYWASKGLLGLALPADHPVWSAPEEELPHESADVVRSIAAPGWVVSGTAADGVVRVSNHGTDHALAGSTGGDSPLYARLGYSTATFPLLDAASWQAPRDQSVVLTDAAGRRSHRSGMLTLPVDNTASTTAIAASRARAHWIRPADEQQLHGSGAQGEATDAGTITTISVLHGAWEVRLVHLDDPSPDATALEAGGWALADDSGVVDEQTNGAGSDNSASAVGTTLVTRTHSAGLHGLRGWTSVRTDHHDDASPLGAHACVAILTSSPTPGWYALALGLAGIGRLPAIPSVHIDAGHARIEWADGTGTAVILDNIVDRADGGPSDSSTTTPIRARDLEERITQ; from the coding sequence CGCGGACGGCCTGCTGGCCGCCGTCGAGCCGTACCGCTCCCCTGCCGGATCACTGATCACCCTCCCCGGCTCCCCGGGCGGATACGGCACCGCCGTGGACGGCCTCGAAGGGTTCGCCCGCACTTTCCTGCTCGCCGGATTCCGGGTGACAGGGGAACGCGGTGCCGACCCGAACCACCTGCTCGAGCGCTACGCTCGCGGCTTCGCAGCCGGCACCGACCCCCACGGCTCTGAACGCTGGGTCCGGCCCACTGAGCACCCGCAGGCAAAGGTCGAAGCCGCCTCGCTCGCGCTCATCCTGGACATGACCCGCCCGTGGCTCTGGAACCACCTCGACCCGGTGGTCCAGGAACAGATCGTCGACTACCTCGCCGAAGTGGTGGGCGATGACACCTACCCCCGGTGCAACTGGCTCTGGTTCCGCGTGAGCGTGGAGACGTTCCTGCGCTCCGTGGGCGGCCCGCACCGTCTCGATGACATCCGCGCCGACCTGGCCCTGCACGATGAGTTCTACGAGCAGGACGGCTGGTACCGGGACGGCGACGAGCGCTCCTACGACCACTACATCGGCTGGGCGATGCACCTCTTCCCCACGCTGTGGGCCCAGATGTCCGGTGCCGCCGACCTCGCCAAGCCCCGCGCCACCCTGGACGCCGAACGCCTGGACCGGTTCCTCGCCGACGCCGTGCACCTGGTCGGCACTGACGGCACCCCGCTGATCCAGGGTCGCAGCCTGATCTACCGGTTCGCCGCTGCCGCCCCGTACTGGGTGGGTGCCCTCGCACAGGTCCCCTCCGTCCCGCTGGGTCAGTTGCGCCGCGCCGCTCTGGGCATGGTGGATCACTTCGCCCAGCACGTGCCCAACGATCGAGGTCTGCTCGACCTCGGCTGGCACCGGCCCTGGCGCGCCCTCGCCCAGTCCTACTCCGGCACTGGATCCCCCTACTGGGCCAGCAAGGGCTTGCTCGGTCTGGCCCTGCCTGCCGATCATCCTGTGTGGAGCGCTCCCGAGGAGGAGCTGCCGCACGAATCGGCCGATGTGGTGCGTTCGATCGCCGCCCCGGGCTGGGTGGTCAGCGGAACCGCTGCCGACGGCGTGGTGCGGGTGAGCAACCACGGCACCGACCATGCCCTCGCCGGCAGCACCGGCGGTGACTCCCCGCTCTACGCTCGCCTCGGCTACTCCACCGCCACCTTCCCGCTCCTGGACGCCGCCTCCTGGCAGGCGCCGCGGGACCAGTCCGTGGTACTCACCGATGCCGCGGGGCGGCGCAGCCACCGCAGCGGGATGCTCACTCTTCCGGTCGACAACACAGCGAGCACCACCGCCATTGCCGCCTCCCGAGCCCGCGCCCACTGGATCCGCCCGGCCGACGAGCAGCAATTGCACGGCTCCGGCGCCCAGGGCGAGGCCACCGACGCCGGCACGATCACCACGATCTCGGTGCTGCACGGGGCGTGGGAGGTCCGGCTGGTGCACCTGGACGACCCCTCTCCAGACGCCACAGCTCTCGAGGCGGGCGGCTGGGCCCTGGCAGACGACTCCGGCGTGGTGGACGAACAGACCAACGGGGCCGGTTCGGACAACTCTGCCTCCGCCGTCGGCACCACCCTGGTGACCCGCACGCACTCCGCCGGCCTGCACGGTCTGCGCGGATGGACGTCGGTTCGCACCGACCACCACGACGATGCCTCCCCGCTCGGCGCCCACGCGTGCGTCGCCATCCTCACCAGCTCACCGACCCCGGGCTGGTACGCCCTGGCACTCGGTCTGGCCGGTATCGGCCGCCTGCCCGCAATCCCCTCCGTCCACATCGATGCGGGTCACGCCCGGATCGAGTGGGCGGACGGCACCGGTACTGCCGTCATCCTGGACAACATCGTTGACCGGGCCGATGGCGGACCATCTGACTCCAGCACAACCACGCCCATCCGGGCACGAGACCTCGAGGAGAGGATCACGCAATGA